From Streptomyces zhihengii, the proteins below share one genomic window:
- a CDS encoding GlxA family transcriptional regulator has protein sequence MTPFVSVAAYAPPGVGMLGAGIVSEVFDVRGQGLPRFDFALCTDRPGRIRSDTGLPLFVEHGLDRLASADLVMALPWADFRTPPGAAVLDALTAAHERGALVAAHCVGAFALAAAGLLDGRRATTHWRFAGLLADRHPAVTVDAAALYVDEGPIATGAGAAAGFDLCLHLLRREHGAATANAIARDLVLPSHRDGGQAQYLAAPVPEDSRDDRLAEVLAWARTRLHEPLGVAEMARRALMSRRSFARRFAASTGTTPHAWLLGLRLAHAEELLETTDLPVEEIARRAGFGSAAVLRAQFVRRRGVPPRTYRRSFTRLPPSP, from the coding sequence ATGACGCCCTTCGTCTCCGTCGCCGCGTACGCGCCGCCCGGTGTCGGCATGCTCGGGGCCGGCATCGTCTCCGAGGTCTTCGACGTGCGCGGGCAGGGCCTCCCCCGGTTCGACTTCGCGCTGTGCACCGACCGGCCCGGGCGGATCCGGAGCGACACCGGGCTGCCGCTCTTCGTGGAGCACGGCCTCGACCGGCTGGCCTCGGCCGACCTCGTGATGGCCCTGCCCTGGGCGGATTTCCGTACGCCGCCCGGCGCGGCCGTGCTCGACGCGCTGACCGCCGCGCACGAGCGGGGCGCACTGGTCGCCGCCCACTGCGTCGGCGCGTTCGCGCTCGCCGCGGCGGGGCTGCTCGACGGGCGGCGCGCCACCACCCACTGGCGGTTCGCGGGCCTGCTCGCCGACCGCCACCCGGCCGTCACCGTCGACGCCGCCGCGCTGTACGTCGACGAGGGACCGATCGCCACCGGCGCGGGGGCTGCGGCCGGCTTCGACCTCTGCCTGCACCTGCTGCGGCGGGAGCACGGGGCCGCCACGGCCAACGCGATCGCCCGGGACCTCGTGCTCCCGTCCCACCGCGACGGCGGCCAGGCCCAGTACCTGGCCGCCCCCGTCCCCGAGGACTCCCGGGACGACCGGCTCGCCGAGGTGCTCGCCTGGGCCCGCACCCGTCTCCACGAGCCGCTCGGGGTGGCGGAGATGGCCCGCCGCGCCCTGATGAGCCGCCGCTCCTTCGCCCGCCGCTTCGCCGCCTCCACCGGGACCACCCCGCACGCCTGGCTGCTCGGGCTGCGGCTCGCGCACGCGGAGGAACTCCTGGAGACCACGGACCTCCCGGTGGAGGAGATCGCCCGCCGGGCCGGCTTCGGCAGCGCGGCGGTGCTGCGCGCGCAGTTCGTACGCCGCCGGGGGGTGCCGCCGCGCACCTACCGCCGGTCCTTCACCCGCCTGCCCCCATCGCCCTGA
- a CDS encoding maleylpyruvate isomerase family mycothiol-dependent enzyme: METTEYIDTLRREGELLADAAERAGEHAPVPTCPGWTTGDLVRHTSTFHRWAARIVAGSLPGPVPEDPAPGVPTGTDLWPWFRDGHAALLRTLEAAGPAADCWTFLPGAPPPLTFWARRQAHETAVHRVDAESARRGELTPLDAAFAADGIDELLTGFHARTRSRVRTERPRTLRVRPTDTDTGPVWTVRLSADAPPRAERSADGPADCELSGPAQTLYLLLWNRLPLDAAAVTGDRALADLWRRTSGIG; the protein is encoded by the coding sequence ATGGAGACGACCGAGTACATCGACACCCTGCGGCGAGAGGGCGAACTCCTCGCGGACGCCGCCGAGCGGGCGGGTGAGCACGCCCCCGTCCCGACCTGCCCCGGCTGGACCACGGGCGACCTGGTCCGGCACACGAGCACCTTCCACCGCTGGGCGGCCCGCATCGTCGCCGGGTCGCTGCCCGGGCCCGTACCGGAGGATCCGGCGCCGGGCGTGCCCACCGGCACGGACCTGTGGCCCTGGTTCCGGGACGGACACGCGGCTCTGCTCCGGACGCTGGAAGCGGCCGGCCCGGCGGCCGACTGCTGGACCTTCCTGCCCGGCGCACCGCCGCCCCTGACGTTCTGGGCGCGGCGGCAGGCCCACGAGACGGCGGTGCACCGGGTGGACGCCGAGTCCGCCCGCAGAGGTGAACTCACCCCCCTGGACGCGGCCTTCGCGGCCGACGGCATCGACGAACTGCTCACCGGCTTCCACGCCCGCACGAGAAGCCGCGTACGCACCGAGCGTCCGCGCACCCTGCGCGTGCGCCCCACCGACACCGACACCGGCCCGGTGTGGACCGTGCGGCTGTCCGCCGACGCGCCGCCGCGCGCCGAACGGTCCGCGGACGGCCCGGCCGACTGCGAGCTGAGCGGCCCGGCGCAGACCCTCTACCTCCTGCTGTGGAACCGCCTGCCCCTCGATGCGGCGGCCGTCACGGGCGACCGGGCCCTCGCGGACCTCTGGCGCCGGACCTCGGGGATCGGCTGA
- a CDS encoding ABC transporter permease, protein MTAPTAPAAVRQPPRTWLRAHLACARMEFRAALTYRTAYLSSFAMMLLQIWLLTVVWRAFYDGRAEVDGLGLATMTAYATLTTLQYQLVSPWRSSPIDQRVREGKVAVDLLRPVGFPGQMLAGQLGWASAAVPVLVVALPFALLIGAGRAPASAAAGFAYPVALAGALLVNQLLGLLLGMVSFWTLEVSGALMAYRFVAQFFSGALVPLWFMPGPVRAAAEWLPFQATAYTPAAVYLGEIEGAGIAAALGVQLAWIAALGALAAFVWSRARRRVMSQGG, encoded by the coding sequence ATGACCGCGCCGACGGCCCCCGCCGCCGTGCGGCAGCCGCCCCGCACCTGGCTGAGGGCCCATCTCGCCTGCGCCCGGATGGAGTTCCGCGCCGCCCTCACCTACCGCACGGCCTATCTGTCGTCGTTCGCGATGATGCTCCTCCAGATCTGGCTGCTGACGGTCGTCTGGAGGGCCTTCTACGACGGGCGGGCGGAGGTGGACGGGCTCGGCCTCGCCACCATGACGGCGTACGCGACGCTGACGACGCTCCAGTACCAGCTCGTCAGCCCGTGGCGGTCCTCGCCCATCGACCAGCGGGTGCGGGAGGGCAAGGTCGCCGTGGACCTGCTGCGGCCCGTCGGCTTCCCCGGGCAGATGCTCGCCGGCCAGCTCGGATGGGCGTCGGCCGCCGTCCCGGTCCTGGTGGTGGCACTGCCGTTCGCGCTGCTGATCGGCGCGGGCCGGGCGCCCGCGTCGGCGGCCGCGGGGTTCGCCTACCCCGTGGCGCTGGCCGGCGCGCTGCTCGTGAACCAGCTGCTCGGGCTGCTGCTCGGCATGGTCTCCTTCTGGACCCTGGAGGTGAGCGGCGCCCTCATGGCCTACCGCTTCGTCGCACAGTTCTTCTCCGGGGCGCTGGTCCCGCTGTGGTTCATGCCGGGACCGGTCAGGGCGGCCGCGGAATGGCTGCCCTTCCAGGCCACCGCGTACACCCCGGCGGCCGTCTACCTGGGCGAGATCGAGGGCGCCGGCATCGCGGCCGCCCTCGGTGTGCAGCTCGCCTGGATCGCCGCCCTCGGCGCGCTGGCCGCGTTCGTCTGGTCGCGCGCCCGGCGCCGTGTCATGTCGCAGGGGGGATGA
- a CDS encoding MFS transporter, with amino-acid sequence MPSDTSASGATPSGNVPPPSGPSPSTAPDAPAAGPSGTGHGYRALLRNREFAGLYAGLTLSVAASTLSGFALGTLVDARTGSPFLTAVSMYGATFATVIGALTLMSVADGGRPRRTLVALQCVSLAGVAAQALPGLPLAARFGLLLLLGFFQSLGTGTRLGLLAEVVPRAGYAPARSLMNVTAGATAVLGYAVGGVLTRHLTPYQVFLVAAALTAAGLAVVAATVREHSIRPAGRPGLRRTRAANRELIGDPGRRALLLNLWVPNGLVVGCEALFLSYAPDHAGSLLAAASAGMLLGDLVVGRLLTAAGRRRAAFPLRLLLAVPYLLFALHPPLPLALVAVFVSGAGFAATLPLQELLLAATPDAVRGQVQGVESAGRMTWQGLGAAVAGGVASVLAPAAAITAVAAASIAVTVASRPSVARAARAADIRAGAAPGHSGPAA; translated from the coding sequence ATGCCTTCCGACACCTCCGCCTCCGGCGCCACCCCTTCCGGCAACGTCCCCCCTCCCTCCGGCCCTTCGCCCTCGACCGCCCCCGACGCACCGGCGGCCGGGCCGTCCGGCACCGGCCACGGCTACCGCGCGCTGCTCCGCAACCGGGAGTTCGCCGGTCTCTACGCCGGGCTCACCCTTTCGGTGGCCGCGAGCACCCTCTCGGGCTTCGCCCTCGGCACCCTCGTCGACGCGCGGACCGGCTCCCCCTTCCTGACGGCCGTCAGCATGTACGGCGCCACCTTCGCCACCGTGATCGGCGCGCTCACCCTGATGTCGGTCGCGGACGGGGGGCGCCCGCGCCGGACCCTGGTCGCGCTCCAGTGCGTCTCACTGGCGGGCGTCGCCGCCCAGGCACTGCCGGGGCTGCCGCTGGCCGCCCGGTTCGGCCTGCTCCTGCTGCTCGGCTTCTTCCAGTCGCTGGGGACCGGGACGCGGCTGGGGCTGCTCGCGGAGGTGGTCCCGCGCGCCGGGTACGCCCCGGCGCGCTCGCTGATGAACGTCACCGCGGGCGCCACGGCGGTCCTCGGCTACGCCGTGGGCGGCGTCCTGACCCGGCACCTGACGCCGTACCAGGTGTTCCTCGTCGCCGCGGCGCTGACCGCGGCCGGGCTGGCCGTCGTGGCGGCGACCGTCCGGGAGCACTCGATCCGCCCGGCGGGCCGGCCGGGGCTGCGCCGCACCCGGGCCGCGAACCGGGAGCTCATCGGCGACCCGGGGCGCCGGGCGCTGCTGCTGAACCTGTGGGTCCCCAACGGCCTGGTCGTCGGCTGCGAGGCGCTGTTCCTCTCCTACGCCCCCGACCACGCCGGCTCCCTCCTCGCCGCGGCGTCGGCGGGCATGCTCCTCGGCGACCTGGTCGTCGGACGGCTGCTCACGGCCGCGGGCCGCCGCCGCGCGGCGTTCCCGCTCCGGCTGCTGCTCGCCGTCCCCTATCTGCTCTTCGCGCTCCATCCGCCGCTGCCGCTCGCCCTGGTGGCGGTGTTCGTCTCCGGTGCCGGCTTCGCCGCCACGCTTCCCCTCCAGGAACTGCTGCTCGCCGCGACACCCGACGCGGTCCGCGGCCAGGTCCAGGGCGTGGAGTCCGCGGGCCGGATGACCTGGCAGGGCCTCGGTGCCGCCGTCGCGGGCGGCGTCGCCTCGGTGCTCGCACCCGCCGCGGCGATCACCGCCGTGGCGGCGGCGTCGATCGCGGTGACCGTCGCCTCCCGTCCGTCGGTCGCCCGCGCCGCGCGCGCCGCGGACATCCGTGCGGGCGCGGCGCCGGGGCACTCCGGGCCCGCGGCCTGA
- a CDS encoding MBL fold metallo-hydrolase, which translates to MTDAPRGRSAAYTILTTGYTLSTGPGVAATVSYVRDGDRHVIVDPGMVAGRDRILGPLAELGLGPDDITDVVLSHHHPDNTMNVGLFGRARVHDHKAIYENDQWTDRDAEGHELAPSLRLIRTPGHSAEDITLLAGTDTGVVAFAGDLWWRPDGPVEDPVAPDHGVLKASRLRVLAAADVIVPGHGPAFPADGSAPR; encoded by the coding sequence ATGACCGACGCACCGCGCGGACGCAGCGCCGCCTACACGATCCTGACCACCGGTTACACGCTCTCCACCGGGCCGGGGGTGGCCGCCACCGTCTCCTACGTCCGTGACGGGGACCGGCATGTGATCGTCGACCCCGGCATGGTGGCCGGTCGCGACCGGATCCTCGGTCCGCTCGCCGAACTGGGCCTCGGACCCGACGACATCACCGATGTGGTGCTCAGCCACCACCATCCGGACAACACCATGAACGTCGGCCTCTTCGGCCGCGCCCGCGTCCACGACCACAAGGCGATCTACGAGAACGACCAGTGGACCGACCGTGACGCGGAGGGCCACGAACTCGCCCCGTCCCTGCGCCTGATCCGCACGCCCGGCCACAGCGCCGAGGACATCACCCTGCTCGCCGGCACGGACACGGGCGTGGTCGCCTTCGCCGGCGATCTGTGGTGGCGGCCCGACGGCCCGGTCGAGGACCCGGTGGCCCCGGACCACGGCGTCCTGAAGGCCTCCCGGCTCCGCGTCCTCGCCGCCGCCGACGTGATCGTCCCCGGCCACGGCCCGGCGTTCCCGGCCGACGGCTCCGCGCCGCGCTAG
- a CDS encoding ABC transporter ATP-binding protein, translating into MPVIEVADLVKEFSRPTRQEGAFAGVRTLLTRERTVKRAVDGVNFTVRQGEMVGYLGPNGAGKSTTIKMLTGILVPTSGTVRVAGATPWRDRSRNARRIGVVFGQRSQLWWDLPLRDSLWLISRLYDVPQDRFRAKQRQFGEVLDLGPFLDTPVRQLSLGQRMRGDLAAAMLYDPDILYLDEPTVGLDVVAKERIRAFVGELNRASGTTVVLTTHDLDDVEELCDRIILIDHGKVAYDGAVDELKARYAPHRELVVQTDGLESVEGAEVVRREGGKVWLRFDPVRTPPAELVAAVLAQHRVTDLSIVEPELESVIHRIYADRG; encoded by the coding sequence ATGCCCGTCATCGAGGTGGCAGACCTCGTCAAGGAGTTCAGCCGACCCACCCGGCAGGAGGGCGCCTTCGCGGGCGTCCGTACGCTGCTGACGCGGGAGCGGACCGTCAAACGCGCGGTCGACGGCGTGAACTTCACGGTCCGGCAGGGCGAGATGGTCGGCTATCTCGGCCCCAACGGCGCGGGGAAGTCCACCACCATCAAGATGCTCACCGGCATCCTCGTGCCCACGTCCGGCACGGTCAGGGTCGCCGGCGCCACGCCCTGGCGCGACCGGTCGCGCAACGCCCGCCGGATCGGGGTGGTGTTCGGCCAGCGCAGCCAGCTCTGGTGGGACCTGCCGCTGCGCGACTCGCTCTGGCTGATCAGCCGCCTCTACGACGTGCCCCAGGACCGGTTCCGGGCGAAACAGCGGCAGTTCGGCGAGGTGCTCGACCTCGGTCCGTTCCTCGACACCCCCGTGCGCCAGCTCTCCCTCGGCCAGCGGATGCGCGGCGACCTCGCCGCCGCGATGCTCTACGACCCGGACATCCTCTACCTGGACGAGCCGACCGTCGGGCTCGACGTCGTCGCCAAGGAGCGGATACGCGCCTTCGTCGGTGAGCTGAACCGCGCGTCGGGCACCACGGTCGTCCTCACCACCCACGACCTCGACGACGTCGAGGAACTCTGCGACCGCATCATCCTCATCGACCACGGCAAGGTCGCCTACGACGGCGCGGTGGACGAGCTGAAGGCCCGCTACGCCCCGCACCGCGAACTCGTGGTGCAGACCGACGGGCTGGAGAGCGTCGAGGGCGCGGAGGTCGTCCGCCGGGAGGGCGGCAAGGTGTGGCTGCGCTTCGACCCCGTCCGCACACCGCCCGCCGAGCTGGTGGCCGCGGTGCTGGCGCAGCACCGGGTGACCGATCTGTCGATCGTGGAACCCGAGCTGGAGAGCGTCATCCACCGGATCTACGCGGACCGCGGATGA
- a CDS encoding ABC transporter ATP-binding protein, whose amino-acid sequence MTQHVPNHLDHCYRGENPVRTLGHLFRPDRGKLLLAAAIFVVKHSPIWLLPLITATVLDVVVQHGSLGDLWQATGVLLFILVINYPLHQWYVRLLGGSIRRMGTALRSALCRRLQHLSIGYHARVHASVLQTKVVRDVESVEHMVQQSADLGLGALVTLTGGLVVIGIRTPEFLPVFLIVVPAAGFLVMRLRGHLRSHNEDFRREVEQFSSQVGEMTTLIPITRAHGLERAALGRVDGSLRQVFAAGLRLDVMNGRFNSAAWVTLNILGVLCLTGSALVAYHGWLPVTPGDVVMLSSFFTVLTGSVTTLLGLAPVISKGLESVRSAGEVLQAPDLESNEGKAPVERVTGRIDFEQVGFAYDDAAPAVEGFSLTARPGETIALVGASGAGKSTVLNLLIGFIRPTSGRILLDGVDMSTLDLRSYRRFLSVVPQESILFEGSIRDNVTYGLSDIDERTLQQALRDANALEFVERLPDGLDTVVGQRGARLSGGQKQRLAIARALIRDPRVLVLDEATSALDNRSEALVQEALARLVHGRTVFVVAHRLSTIQGADRIVVMANGTVRESGTHDELLARGGAYAELQPAAARG is encoded by the coding sequence ATGACGCAACACGTCCCCAACCACCTGGACCACTGCTACCGCGGCGAGAACCCGGTGCGCACCCTCGGCCACCTCTTCCGCCCCGACCGCGGGAAACTGCTGCTCGCCGCGGCCATCTTCGTGGTCAAGCACAGCCCCATCTGGCTGCTGCCGCTGATCACCGCGACCGTGCTCGACGTCGTCGTCCAGCACGGCTCGCTGGGCGACCTGTGGCAGGCCACCGGCGTCCTGCTGTTCATCCTGGTGATCAACTACCCGCTGCACCAGTGGTACGTCCGCCTCCTCGGCGGCAGCATCCGGCGGATGGGCACCGCCCTGCGCTCGGCGCTGTGCCGCAGGCTCCAGCACCTGTCCATCGGCTACCACGCACGCGTCCATGCCAGCGTCCTGCAGACCAAGGTCGTCCGGGACGTGGAGTCGGTCGAGCACATGGTGCAGCAGAGCGCCGACCTGGGGCTCGGCGCGCTGGTCACGCTCACCGGCGGGCTCGTCGTCATCGGTATCCGCACCCCCGAGTTCCTGCCCGTCTTCCTGATCGTGGTGCCCGCGGCCGGCTTCCTGGTGATGCGGCTGCGCGGGCACCTGCGCAGCCACAACGAGGACTTCCGGCGGGAGGTGGAGCAGTTCTCCTCCCAGGTCGGGGAGATGACCACGCTGATCCCCATCACCCGTGCCCACGGCCTCGAACGCGCCGCGCTCGGCCGTGTCGACGGGAGCCTGCGCCAGGTGTTCGCGGCCGGTCTGCGGCTCGACGTGATGAACGGCCGCTTCAACTCCGCCGCCTGGGTCACCCTCAACATCCTCGGCGTCCTGTGCCTGACCGGTTCGGCGCTGGTCGCCTACCACGGCTGGCTGCCCGTCACCCCCGGCGACGTCGTCATGCTCAGCTCCTTCTTCACCGTCCTCACCGGCTCCGTGACCACGCTCCTCGGCCTGGCCCCGGTCATCAGCAAGGGGCTCGAATCCGTGCGCTCCGCGGGCGAGGTGCTCCAGGCGCCCGACCTGGAGAGCAACGAGGGCAAGGCGCCGGTGGAGCGGGTGACCGGCCGGATCGACTTCGAGCAGGTCGGCTTCGCCTACGACGACGCGGCCCCGGCCGTCGAGGGCTTCAGCCTCACCGCGCGCCCGGGCGAGACGATCGCCCTGGTCGGCGCCTCGGGCGCGGGCAAGTCCACCGTGCTCAACCTGCTGATCGGCTTCATCCGGCCCACGTCCGGCCGGATCCTGCTGGACGGCGTCGACATGTCGACGCTCGATCTGCGCAGCTACCGCCGCTTCCTCTCGGTCGTCCCGCAGGAATCGATCCTGTTCGAGGGCAGCATCCGCGACAACGTGACGTACGGGCTCAGCGACATCGACGAGCGGACGCTCCAGCAGGCCCTGCGTGACGCCAACGCCCTGGAGTTCGTGGAGCGGCTGCCCGACGGCCTGGACACGGTGGTCGGCCAGCGCGGAGCCCGGTTGTCCGGCGGCCAGAAGCAGCGCCTCGCCATCGCCCGCGCCCTCATCCGCGACCCGCGTGTCCTGGTGCTGGACGAGGCGACCTCGGCGCTCGACAACCGCTCCGAGGCGCTCGTCCAGGAGGCGCTCGCCCGGCTGGTGCACGGGCGCACGGTCTTCGTCGTCGCGCACCGGCTCTCCACCATCCAGGGCGCGGACCGCATCGTCGTGATGGCGAACGGCACGGTCCGCGAATCGGGCACCCACGACGAACTGCTCGCCAGGGGAGGGGCGTACGCGGAGCTCCAGCCGGCGGCGGCGCGGGGCTGA